The Verrucomicrobiota bacterium genomic sequence TCTAGTCTCATGGCAAGAATGGCTTGATTCTTTAGTAACCGCATTTCTCTTTGCATCTCATCTGTTTTTTGTTTTTCAAGAGGCACTTGGGGACTATCTACGTAAATGAGGCCAAAGGGCAATTCTTTGGCCATTATAGGAAGTAGCATAAAAGATTTGGGCTTATTGGATTTTATCCATGAGGGTATGTGGTGAGCCAACTTGGGGTCCTCCGGATTGTCTATTATAAGATCTTTACCATTCTGTAATGTAAGTTTAGCCAAGGTCAATGGGCCTGATGCCAAAGGAAAGTTAAAACTCTCCTGCAGTGCATTGGCGTCGGGCCCGAAAGAAGCATAACCAATTAAGCGGCTTCTATCTTTGCTTATAGAACCAATGACTACATTCCTGGCCTGCATGCCCAAGAAAAGAGCCTCAGCTATGGCACCAAGTACGTCCTGTATATCTGTGTTAGGGTTGGCTAGCATTTCTGTAGAGGTCATGACACCATCTTTCAAAACACATAATTCTTCATTGATCGGATCTTTAGCCTCCTCCAACACCGGTTCCTCTGATGCAGGGCGAAGCTCAGATTTTGCGACCGCCTGGATTTTATCCCAGATGGCAACACCCATACCAGGAGAGTAAAACTTTTCCATTTTACTAACGGCTTCTTTCAGAGACTTGAAGAAATCGATATCTCCAAGTCCTTCATCCTTAGGATTAATGGCTTTGATGGCTCTCTCCATCACACTGACATCAGAGTTATTTACGATAGCTCTAGAAATTTTATGTGAGACTCGTGTGACACTTAAAAGTTTGTCGTCAAGGCCTTCCTTGTCACGTTCACTGATATGAACTGGGTCCATGTAACTGGTAATTTCAGAAGGGAGACCTAGAAATTCACCAATTTCTTTACCTAGCTGTTCTACTCTCATGCCGATCACTTGTCTGCTAGCATCATCCTCGGATATGTTATCATCATGAATTAAGCGTTGAATTTCCTCGGCTTCAAGAGGCATAAAAGTGGCCAGCAAGAGGCTTCCGAAATTAGAAAATGCTCCGGATATAAAACCAGACTCAGGCTCATCGAGCTGACTCTTTTCTGCTATTACCCGACCGAGACTGCCTGCGGTGACTGAAAGCATACCTGCATTTCTAACTATATTAGCCTGTTTACTGTTTGAAATGTCCTCCATTAGTAATACGGAATAAGCAATCGAACGAATAGGCTTCATACCTAGTATTAATATAGCTTGAGACACAGTAGAAATCCGTTTACCAGAGCGGTTATACTCGATGCTGTTCGCTATGCGTAGAGTGCGTGTTGTGAGAGCAGGGTCTTGTAAAATGACCTTCGCGAAATCGTGTATTTTAGCCTTCTCACTTTGTTGGCTTAACGTTCGTATGATTTGAACACACTGTCCAAAACTAGGGAGGGCCTCAGGACGTACCGCTTCATTCTTAATCTTCTCTATAGTAAAAAAGGCCTTCTCTTTTTCGTCAGAAGCTAGCACCCTTAAAATTTTCGGCACCGGCAAGTTATTAATGAGCTAAATTCAATGAGGTAGCAGGATCATGGAAGGGGTAAGCGTAGTTAAAAATATATTTAATGGCATCCTTCTAAATGCAATAAAAAGGAAAAGTTCTACTTTAGCTGCTCGACATACCTGGACTAGTTAGCATGATGAATGACCTACAAGTGCTAAAAGACATATATTTAGAGAACTTTAGGTGTCATCAAGAGCTTCTTGTGGAGGGATTTTCCGCAACAAACCTAATTACAGGACCAAACGGCAGTGGTAAAACGACTTTGCTAGAGGCTATCTATTTTCTTGCTCGCTGCAAGTCATTCCGCACTGGCGTAAATAAGGATTTGATTGCGAAGGGACAGCAGTATTTTGCCATAAGAGGCGATTTCGACAGCAAGTCGACCCATAGGCAAAAAGTAGTGTGGTCTTCTTCAGGAAGAGAGCTGAGCATAGATAAGGATGAGAACGTTCGTTTTAACAGGTATTGGGGGGCTAGCTTAGTCGTTGTTATCGCTAATCAAGATAAAAGGCTGGTAGATGGTCCTGCGCAAAAGCGGAGAAGTTGGGCAGATAGTCTCATGGCAACTTTAGACCAAGATTACTTGCATATACTGCAGGATGCCAGGGCGCTTCTGAAACAAAAAAGCGCGCTGCTGAAGCATAACAAGATGGATAGGTCTCTCTGGGAAATCTATACAGATAAGTTAACCGAGATCACCACAAAAATAGCTACGGGGCGGGAGCAGCTTACGCAGAGAATGTCGCCTGTTATGGAGGGGTTCTACTCGGAGTTAACTAATGGTAAAGAGAAATTGGAGATAAGTTATGAGTCAAGAGCAGAAAGCGTCTTAAACTATCCTAAAGAAAAGTTATTGCATAAAGAGATGCAAATGGCGCAACCCATTTTAGGACCGCATCGAGATGATTGGACATTTAAATTAGAGGGTGGCGATATTAGAGTCTTTGGTTCTGAAGGGCAGCAAAAGTCTACCGCCTTGGCATTAAAGTTAGCTGAGCAAAAACTGATAGAAGTTTGCACCCAAAAGAAGCCTATCGTATTGGTAGACGATGCGTTGAATGAATTAGATGACGCAAGAAAAAAAAGGTTTTGGGAGTACTTACCGAAGGAGACGCAATTATTTTATGCGACCCCAGAGATAAATCAAAGCAGTATAAGGCCTTTAAATGAAGCAAAGATATGGAGGACTTCACATTCAGAAATAATCCAAGAACCTTGATTTTGGATTATTGTTCTCTTGCCACGGACCCTCTATATGGCTAAATCATTTTTAAGTATATATGGCACAGTCACGATACTATAAGACTGGATTATCCAATCATAGGCCCTGATTGATGAAAATTTATCCATTATATGTTGCAAGAAGAAATCGAAAGGAAAGACCGACATGGCAGTAGATACAAGCCCAGCTAAGGCGATAGATGCGCCCCCACTAAAAGCTTTAGAAATTAAATCCAAGCTAGCTATAACACCGAGAGAAGATCCCAAGTATAGCGTCACTGTAAAAAACGCGAAGGGTGAAGAGGTTATTCTAGGGGATCCGGTAGTGACACGTGCCTTGGTCGCACTAATGGATGTCCATGCTGTTCATGGGGGAGCCGCCTGCCACTGGGGAGGCCCTGCTGCTTTAGCGGAAATTATGTCAGCAATACATGGTATCATGTTTTCGACTCAAG encodes the following:
- the recF gene encoding DNA replication and repair protein RecF (All proteins in this family for which functions are known are DNA-binding proteins that assist the filamentation of RecA onto DNA for the initiation of recombination or recombinational repair.) — translated: MMNDLQVLKDIYLENFRCHQELLVEGFSATNLITGPNGSGKTTLLEAIYFLARCKSFRTGVNKDLIAKGQQYFAIRGDFDSKSTHRQKVVWSSSGRELSIDKDENVRFNRYWGASLVVVIANQDKRLVDGPAQKRRSWADSLMATLDQDYLHILQDARALLKQKSALLKHNKMDRSLWEIYTDKLTEITTKIATGREQLTQRMSPVMEGFYSELTNGKEKLEISYESRAESVLNYPKEKLLHKEMQMAQPILGPHRDDWTFKLEGGDIRVFGSEGQQKSTALALKLAEQKLIEVCTQKKPIVLVDDALNELDDARKKRFWEYLPKETQLFYATPEINQSSIRPLNEAKIWRTSHSEIIQEP
- a CDS encoding HDOD domain-containing protein, producing the protein MLASDEKEKAFFTIEKIKNEAVRPEALPSFGQCVQIIRTLSQQSEKAKIHDFAKVILQDPALTTRTLRIANSIEYNRSGKRISTVSQAILILGMKPIRSIAYSVLLMEDISNSKQANIVRNAGMLSVTAGSLGRVIAEKSQLDEPESGFISGAFSNFGSLLLATFMPLEAEEIQRLIHDDNISEDDASRQVIGMRVEQLGKEIGEFLGLPSEITSYMDPVHISERDKEGLDDKLLSVTRVSHKISRAIVNNSDVSVMERAIKAINPKDEGLGDIDFFKSLKEAVSKMEKFYSPGMGVAIWDKIQAVAKSELRPASEEPVLEEAKDPINEELCVLKDGVMTSTEMLANPNTDIQDVLGAIAEALFLGMQARNVVIGSISKDRSRLIGYASFGPDANALQESFNFPLASGPLTLAKLTLQNGKDLIIDNPEDPKLAHHIPSWIKSNKPKSFMLLPIMAKELPFGLIYVDSPQVPLEKQKTDEMQREMRLLKNQAILAMRLEGIGDSR